The DNA sequence AAGTGAAAATAAGGTGAGACAAAGCAAAGTCTCAGCCACTTCTTTTCCAGAAATCTAAAGTTACTTTGGACTAATTCCTAGAGCGATCCGACCAAATCGACTGATGCGGGTGATTTTCCAAGCCGGCTGCCAAACAACTTCGACCGTAGCAGAATCAATCCCGTCGATGGTTTTGAGGGTATCAGCCAAATCAAGTGGGAGAGTCTCTGTACAACCACAACCAACATCGGTAAATGTCATGACTACCCGACAGTGGCCATTGTCATCCAAATTAATTTCATAAATTAAGCCAAGATTATAAATATCCAGCTCAATCTCTGAATCATAAACGGTTTCTAACTTTTCAACCAACTCTTGACTGATAGCCTTAGCACGCTCATTTAACTTGATATCATCTCGCATTAGGAATCCTCCCTTTTATAATTCAGAATTGTAGCACAATTCAGACGATTTGTCTAGATGAAAATCATTATAAATAAGCTAAAATCATTAGTTAACAAAGCTTTTTAAACTGGGCAAAAAATTCGTCCAGTATATCTGTTTTGAGATAAACTCTTAGCACAGTTGGCTGGGAGCAAAACTTGTTGGCTGCACCAAGAAGTCTTACCCCTGCACAGTTCATTAGAGAGTGGGGCAAACAGCCATGATGGCTTCGCTCTCACCCACAAAACATTGTAATCTTTGAAGATTACGTATAAGAAACCAATTTTTTATATAAATTGACTTCGTCGTCCCATCTCCGCACAGCTGACTAGGATGGCCGCTAACAATTGCAGAGTAGTTAAACAGTCCAGTGGACTGTTTAAGGGGGTGCCTGAAAATGGGACTGCACCCCAAGATAAGGACCTCCAACCACTGCGTCAAACTGTTATTACTGTTAAAAAATAGAAAGCTGAAATGCTTTCTTCCCAGCCTCAATAAATCACTGCTGGCTGTTTTTCCCTTTGCCTCAAGGTCAAAGCGGAAAACCTAAACGAATGTGATGATTGTCATTCATCTTATTTCTAACCTCAAAAGGTTCCCCAAGCCTTTTGAGCTATGCAGAAGTGGGTTAAAATGGTCTGGGGAGAGACCGCTTCAGGTCACCACCCTAAAACCAGAACCTGGTGAGACCCAAAATTTTCAATTTTGGGGTTGATTCCCCTTCTGTCTGTCTATTTTTCTAAATCATAAGCCATCATAATCTTCCCAGCAATTCGCTCCACATCAGCAGACAGGCCCCGCATCTCATAAGTGTCAAGAACGGGAAAGCCAAACTGGTTAGAATATTGATAAGCTGTTAAACAAAATTGGTTATTAAAGTTTCGATTGCCGCTTCCGATAATTCCCAAGCAATAATGGGCATTGTTTCCCTTTGCGATCAGCTGACGCAGATCAGTTGTTAGAATCTCTCGATCACCATTATCCACACCATTTCCACCTTCTAAATAAGTTGGTAGAAAGGCTATATAGGGCTGATCCAAATCAGGATAAGCCTGACCTTCCTTGACTAACTCTTTGACATCTAAAGTTTCAACTGGAATATCGGCATGGTTAAAGGTAAAATAATCAACCAGCTTCTGGACAAAGGCCTTAGTATTACCGCTCAGGCTAATATATACAAACTTCAAGAAAAACTCCTTTTATTACAATATCTTGTGTTGGATTGTTTATTTCTATACAAGATATTGTAGCATGATTATTTCAAAGGAACAAGAAAATAAAAATACCCTCACAAAACTAGAATGTAAATAGTAAGCTCAAAATGTGCCAATAGCGGTGGCTGCGCTAGCTTAATTCTCTGCAGTATGCAGAGATTAACAATAATCAGCCTGCAAAAGATGGATGAATATGATTTTCACTACTATATATGAGTTTGAGACCCAGTATTAGCCACTTGCACTCATACTGCATAAAATTAAAAAACTGAGTCGTAAGTTCTCAGTTCCTACTATTCTTGCTTTCAAATATATCCCCTGCCGGAATCGAACCAGCAACTACTCCTTAGGAGGGAGTTGTTATATCCATTTAACTAAGGAGACACATCAGCTTCCTCTATTGTACCCTAGACTAAAAACGAATGCAACCCTAAGAAGCTGATTCAAGCAATTAAAACGTGAGGCTATTCCTTTCCTGAAATTAAGTAAACACCCTGCCACTCTTCCATTACAGCATCTGCTATCGCCAAGGCAAAATCTGCATAAGAAATAGATTTATTGAGAAAAAATTCTTCTCTTTGTGCTGAAGGATAGAAATCATAACTATTGCTTCTTACTCCTTGTGCAATGTAAACTGGCGGAGGAATCAAATAGGTCCAAGTATGATCAAAAGATGACTCTTCCAAATAGTCTCTCAGTTTAGCGTGAGCAATTCCTCTAGGTAGAGTTTGTCTTGGAAAATGTTCATCTTCCCAAAAGCGCCGATTATTCGCTAATTTTAGAGATCCAGCACCTCCAACCGTGACCAGATGAGTTTTCTTTGAGGGGTTAAGAGCTTGCTGAATCCGTCGATCCAGATCAATTAAAGCATCTTTTGATATATCTTCTCGTAGGCGAATAGCTTGAATAACAATGTCGCTGTCAATCAAAACTTTGCGCAGACTGCAGACATCATCAATATCAATCACTGCTGTCTCTATCGCTGCCTTTAACCTAGGCAGCCGCCCCTTATCTTCCGGCTTTCTTAGGCCAGCAACGAGCTGAATAGACTTGTATTTAGACAATTCTTCTATGACCAAGCTTCCCGTTCTGCCGGTTGCGCCTAATACTAATACCTTCTGCATATTATTGTTCTCCTTTAATCTCCAAAGTAAATGCCATCAGCATACTAAATAACAATATCAGTGCTAAGGTCAAAAAGGTTATTTTTTCCCCTAACAAGGTCAATAGCTGAACTCCTGCAAGCGGTCCAAAACTGGCACCTAAAAACAAAGTGAAGGTATAAAAAGAAACAGCGATTCCAGCTTGCTCCTGCCCAAATTTTCCCACTAAAATAATTAAAACGGGAACAATGATTGAAATTCCGGCTACAAATAAAAGGCTCATTACAATCAACACATTGAGATAGGGATAAACAGCAACAATAAAAAGAGATAGAAGCGAAGACAGCAAAGACAAGATGAGTACTCGTTTTATATCAAACATTTTGGCCAATTTATCCGCCAAGGGAGCAAACATCATACCGACAATCCCCAAAGCCCTTATCCTGAAAACCATAGTCTTACTCAAATGAAGTATATGAACTGAATAGTTTTCTAAAACGGTGTAAAAAGCTACAAAGACAAACAATAACGTGAGTGCAATCAGATAAAGTTTAGCTAAGTTCTTTTTTCTTAATACCTTCCAATACTGGTGCAAAAGTTGAGAAAAATGAATTCCTTGATTTTGTTTAGAAACGGGCGCAGCATAGGTAAATAAGATAAGAGCCGTTAACAAATAAATCATTCCAAATATATAGAAGACTGCTTGCCAATTCAGTAACTGGCTAATATAAGCACTGACAATTTGGCCTACAATCGCTGAAATCAAAAAGCTAGCACTGACGAGGCCTACGACTGTCCCCTTAAAGCCTTTTGAAAATTTCTCAGAAATATAGATAACAGCAACGGGAGCAAAACTAGATGCAGCTATTCCTTGAATCATCCGTCCCACAATTAACCAAGACAGCTGGTTTCCAAAGGGAATGATAACAGTAACGACTGACAATAAAATCAAGCCTCCAACCATCATTCTTTTTCTGCCAAATTGGTTAGATAAAACTCCAACTAAAAGACAACTAAAAGCATAAGCAAAGGAAAAGCTTGTTCCTAACAAGGCTGTTTGTTCTGAACTGGCATGAAACTGCTGATTAAAAACAGACATTAAAGGAATCGTTATATAATTACTGGCGACAACTACAAGACCACACCAAAATAGTAACGTTGCTAAAATCACTTCGTTTCTGTTGACTCGATTTTTTCTCATGTCAAGCTCCTTTTTGCAATAAATAAACAATTATTGTATTTAATCTACAACAATTGTAGATTAAATGTTTTTGATAGTCAAGAAAAATTGTCCTTTAACTCTCAATATTGTAAAATAGAGCTATCAGAAAAACTTATATAGACTAAAAAGGGCTTGTTTTATGGAGAAAAGAAACGAAGATTACTCAGCATTATTGGATGTGGAACTCTTAAAAAAATTAGTTGTCGGTATCGGTGAAGTTTCTCGAATCACTGGTATTCCTATTCGAAAAATCCGCTATTGGGAGGAAAAAGGAATTATCCAATCTCAGAAGGATAAGGAAGGGACAACCAGACGTTATGATTATATGAACATCAAAAAAATACTTTTAATCCAAGAAATGTTAGAAGAGGGATTTACTTTAGAAGCCTCTGTTAAAAAAGTTGAAAAACGTCTGTTAACTCTGAATGACATGTTCAAAAACTTATCAAATCATTTAGAAGATAAGTCATCAAATTCTGAAGAAAAATAAAAAAAACAGCCTAATGGACTGTTCAAAACATGGACAAAACTTATTTTAAAAACTCTGGAATGATAGATAATATTGACTACTCTTAGAATTGTTGATTGCTCAGCATTCTAAGAGTTTTTATCTTACAAATAAAAAAGTTGAAGAAATAACCATTTTCTTCAACCTAAACAGCTCACTGAACTGTTTCTTATTTACGGATTTCCTTGATACGCGCAGCCTTACCTTGAAGAGCACGAAGGTAGTACAATTTAGCACGACGCACTTTACCGTGACGAATGACTTCAATCTTTTCAACACGCGGTGTGTGAACTGGGAAAGTACGTTCAACACCGATACCGCTTGAAATCTTACGAACAGTGTACATTTCTGAGATACCTTGACCTTTACGTGAGATAACCACACCTTCAAAAATCTGAACACGTTCACGGTTACCTTCGACAACCTTAGCGTGAACACGAACAGTGTCACCAGGGCGGAAGTCAGGAATGTCAGTACGCAGTTGATTTTCAGTCAAACTTTGGATTAATGGATTCATTTATTGTTCTCCTATCTTACTAATCTTAGGTGCCTGTCCCAGCGGATTAGCCGTATTTTCGTGTGTCCATTGCACACATAGAAACATTTTACACTATGATTAGCGTTTTTGCAAGGCATAAATCGTATGTTTATGACTAAAGAGAAAAGCAGCTATTACCACGATGACAAAGTAGGGCGTATTGGCAAAGCCAAAGACCTCACCGCCCAGTAAAATTGGAGCTAGGAGGGTATTGGTAGCTGAACCAAAGACACTGACATAACCTAGTCCCGCTGCGAGGGCCACTGGAAGATTAAAGAGGCCTGCTAAAACTGCTCCGAGACTGGCTCCTACTGCAAACAACGGTGTCACTTCTCCTCCTTGAAAACCAGCTGCAAGGGTCAGGACTGTCAGGACTAATTTAAGGCACCAGTCCCAAGGATAAATCTTACCACCTAGGAGACTGTCTGAAATCAAATTAGTCCCCAATCCCGTATAGCGTCCTTGCCCAAGCAAAAAAAGCAAGACTGTCAGACAGAGACTGATGGCAGCAATCCGCCAATAGGGATTTTTGAAAAAAGCATAGGCTTGTTTCTTGGTCCAAACCAGGCTGGCCGCAAAGAGGTTACCCACAAGGCCGAAGCAGAGACCCAAAAGAAGCAATTTCCCAATGACAACTGGACTCAAGTCCAGATGAGCAGAGACTGGTACTGCAAATTTTTCCAAGCCCAGAGCATAGGAAGTCTGACTGGCTACTAAAGAAGCAATTAAGACTGGTAAAAGTGCTGAAAAAGCTAATTCTCCGACTACTAGCACTTCAAGAGCAAAAAAGGTTGCGGCTAAGGGAATTTGAAAAAGACCAGCAAAACCAGCTGCCATCCCTGTCACTAAGAAAATACGAGAGTTATTTTCCAGCGGAATGCGTTTGCCAAACCAATGCGAGACTGTTGCCCCAATCTGCACAGCTACACCTTCTCGTCCGGCACTTCCTCCAAAAAGATGTGTCAGCCAAGTTGCTACCATAATCAAAGGAATTAAGACTTTAGGAATGCTGTCCCTTTCATCGTGACCTACTTCAAAGACCAATCCCATCCCCTTACCAGCTTCGTCGCCGAATCGCTGATAGAGCCAAACGCTGAGCAGCCCAGCAAGAGCAAGGAAGGGTAAGGTCCAGACTAAATGGTTATCACGAAAATCGCTGACAAGGATCAGAACACGACCGAAGACCATATCAATAACACCGATTACTAGACCAATGATGGTGGCTGTGGCAACTAGTAAAGAATTATTTTTTAGTGATGTTAACACGAATTTCCTCCATGACCAAAATTTGAGGCAATTTCTCAACAGTCGAAAACTTGATTGAGAGAGTACAATCTGAGTTCAGACTAGCTCAATTCTTGAGCTTGATAGGCCCGCGATTCTTTCATAATATCCGTAAAGGTTGCGCGGATAAAGGGCTCAAGACCCTTGTTTTGGACTAGGCCAGCTACCTTGTCTAAGATAGCTTCTTCACGCGCCTGATCATAGATAGGTTGTCCTGTTTCCTTCTTATAGGCTGCGACCTGGCTGACCAAATTCATTCGCTTTTCAATCAAGGTTACCAATTCCTTATCAATTTTGTCGATATTTTGTCGAATGACTTCTAAATCCATCTTATCCTCCTTAGCAGAAAAACCTTCCTCAATAGAAAAGGTATCTATGTTTTAAATAAATAAATTATAACAAAAAGAGCCCTGTAAAGTAAAACTAGGCTCTTCGCTTATTTATGTAAGCCCTTGCTAGAAGGTAGACCAAGAGGGCTAGAACCAGGAGGATGAAGACTCGCTTGATATTTCTCTTGAGAATGGCATCTCCACCAAAGGCATATAAACAAGAAGTGGGAAAGACCCCGACTAACACACACGGCCACCATTTTTTCAGAGGAAAGTCCAACTCGATGACTAAATAATTAACCAAAAGAGTAGGAAAGATAGGCACCATGTAGCCAAGACTAATAGCGAGATAGGGATTGTCAATTTTCTTCAAGAAGTCTAGCTTTTCAGAAAAGCTTTTCTCTCGTTCTATGATAGTAATTTTAGATAGAATTTTTAAGGCTAGAAAATTTCCTAGGCTGTTAGCTATTAGATTCATCAGTAGCCCCAGCCACGGTCCAAAAACGACCCCATTGAAAACTGCAAGTACAGCATTGGACAGGAAAGGAACAGCTGACCCCAGTGCCGTCAGCAGAATTAAAACACAAAAATTAACCGCATTAGCTGACGAGAATTGACGGCCAAGGGAAAGAACCTGCTGCTCAAGATTAAAGAAAGCGCTGAGATTATCTCGATAACGGTAAAGGAAGAAAGACAGATAAAATAGCCCGATAACCAGACCCAAAAGGGCAATGAGGCGTCGTAGACTCCGCCCTCTTAAATTTATTTTCTTCAATGACATAGGCTTATTATAGGGGATTGATAGCCGAAATTCAAGTAAGCTAGGGGCTGGGAAAAGTATCCCAGACTTCTATTTTTGCAGTAATAACAGTTTGACGCAGAGTGGTTGGGAGTAAAACTAGTAAGACTTGTTGGCTAAGCCAAGAAGTCTTACCCCTGTACAGTTTCATTAGGTGCTTTAGCACCAATGAACCACTGCTGATTGGCTTTCTGTAGCCGGAGCTTCTTAGTTTTTAAGCGTCCATCTTAAACAGTCCACTGGACTGTTTAACTACCATACAAGGGATAGCTTCCAACCACTGCGCCAAGAGTTTATTTCAAAACAGGGATAATGGACGAGTTTTTGCCCTTCCCCTTTGCATTAGTAAGAAAAATCAGCAAGACACTCTATGCCATAATCTAGCAAGACTTTAAATATCAACTTAGATGCTTCCGCTACCCAACTGATCCTTCCATACTCATATTGATGAGGGTGTTAAGTTCGACGGCGTATTCCATCGGAAGTTCCTTGGTAATTGGATCCATAAAGCCATTGATAATCATGGCTGTGGCATCTTCTTCACTGATGCCTCGACTCATCAGATAATAGAGTTGTTCCTCAGAAACTTTGGAAACTTTAGCTTCGTGTTCCAAAGCCACATCTGAGTTATGAATTTCATTGAAAGGAATAGTATCTGAGCTTGATTCCTCATCCATGAGAATGGTGTCGCACTCGATATGAGACTTAGAGCCCTTACTATTTGCAGCAAAGCGGACCGTTCCGCGATAGTCAGTTCGACCGCCATCCTTAGCAACTGATTTAGAAATCAGGGTACTGGAAGTGTTCGGAGCGTTGTGATAAACCTTACAACCAGCATCTAGGTGTTGGCCGTAGTTGGCAAAAGCCATGGACAGAACGGAACAACGGGCATGGGGCCCATTGAGAAGGGAACAAGGGTATTTCATATTAACCTTACTACCAAGATTGCCATCAATCCACTCCAGCGTACCGTTTTCTTCAACGATTCCCCGCTCGGTTACCAGATTATAAACATTATCCGACCAGTTCTGCATGGTCGTATAGCGGAAGGAAGCATCGCGCTTAACAACGATTTCTACGCTGGCAGCATGCAGACTGTTAGTCGTATATGACGGTGCTGTGCAGCCTTCGATATATTGGATAGAAGCTCCTTCGTCAACAATCATGAGGGAACGTTCAAACTGACCAGCATTTTCACTGTTGATTCGGAAATAGGTCTGCACCGGCATCGGACACTGAACCCCCTTTGGCACATAGATAAAGGTGCCACCTGACCAAACTGCACCATTGAGAGCCGCAAATTTATGCTCGGCATTGGAAATGACCGTACCGAAGTATTCTTTGAAGAGCTCTGGATACTGCTGCAAAGCTGTATCAGTGTCAGTAAAGACAATACCCAGCTTTTCAAACTCTTCCTTCATATTGTGGTAGACCACTTCAGATTCATACTGGGCAGCGGCACCCGACAGGTACTGCTTTTCAGCCTCAGGAATCCCTAAACGATCAAAGGTTTCCTTAATTTTATCAGGTACCTCTTCCCAAGAACGTGAACGGTCCTTGGACAGTTTTTGATAGTAGATAATATCATCAAAATTGATACCTGATAGGTCAGGGCCCCACTCAGGCATAGGAAGCTGATGAAAAAGCTCTAAGGACTTGAGCCGATAGGCCAGCATCCAGTCTGGCTCATTTTTAACTCGGGAAATTTCTCGAACGACTTCCTCGGTCAAGCCCTTACCTGTCGAAACTAGGGCGCTGACATCGTCGTGGAAGCCAAAAGCGTAATCTCTATTCTTAGCCATATTTCCTCCATCTATTCTGGAAAGGCTGGCGTAAAATCACCAGCTGCATTAATTTTTAAATTTGGTAGTTTCACCTCGTAGTTGATTTGTGATGATAGGCTGCATGCTTTAGCATTTAGCCTGTCACCAGCCAGCGAAAGCAATCGCTGAATTCTTTACTGGGTAAAACCCTCTGAAGGGCTATTGAAACGTTCACAAGCAACGGCGCAGAGGTGAGCTTAATCAACGGCTCTGTCCTATTGATTGCGTCTCATCCCCTAAAAATCTACACTAGACCCTAAAGGGTCTTTTTCATTATAACCTCTTTGCAAGGAATTTTCACGAAAAAGGAACCGACAATTTCTGCCGATTCCTCTACTACTATTTACACTCCTTGAAAATCACAATGATACGTCATTGACTTCAGCTTGTTCGACTTTTGAGAGAAGCCCGGCTTTATCCATTTTCGAAAACTCAAAAAGTTTCCCAAAGCTTTTGTCCTGTATGCCCTCCGCTGTCTGATTTTCTTTGAGTATTAGCCTAATTTTGCTGACATTTCTTGAGCAAAGGCTTCGAGATTTTCAATATCTTCGTCTTCTGCTGCTAGATCAACCTTGACAGAATTGGCGCCCTTGGTAGCGCCTGTCAAAGCAAATTGATCTTCAAATTCATCAACAGATTTACAAAAGTAATCGTAGAAGGTATCCCCTGAACCGACCACACCAAAGATCTTGCCACTTAGATCAACATCAGCTAAATCTTCGTAGAAATCAACAATCTCATCAGGAAGATCACCGTCTCCATAAGTATAGGTAGCAACAATAGCCATATCAGCATCTTCAAAGTCAGCGGCATCGACAGTGGTACACTCATCTACATCAACGGTATGTCCCAATTCCTCTAACTTCTCTGCCACGATATCTGCAATTTCTTCAGTATTGCCTGTCATACTTGCATAAACAATTTTAGCTAAAGCCATAGTTTCCTCCAAATAATCATTGAGATGATTATAGCACATTAGAGAACTTTTTAGTAGACGCAAATCTTATAAGTAAGGCTGATAGGCTTCTTCTAGCTTTTTAGATAAATACTCTTTCTCCTCTTGATTAATAAAGGCAGCTGAGATTGCATTTTGATTGAAGGTTAGAAAATCAGCAGAGCTGGTTGCAAAGTAACGGTTAAAAAGCTCATACTCTTTGGTTAAATTAGTGTCAGAAACCGTCCGATTGTCGGTATTAATAGTAATCTTAGCACCTGCTTTGAGGAGCTCCTGATAAGGATAATCAACTAAACTAGGAACAGCCTTGGTTTGGAGATTACTGGTCAGGCAGAGCTCAGCCGTTGCTCCCTTTCCAACAAATTCAGTGATAATCTCTGGGTGATGGGTAATAGCTGCCGCATGGCCCATTCGCTTGATACCCAGTTCTAAGGTTTGGACAATATGATGGGGACAGCCACACTCACCAGCGTGTAGGGTCAGGGGATAGCCCAGTTCTTGAACTTTTTTGATGAGCTTTTCGATTTTGGCAGGCGGAAAGGCATGCTCATCTCCAGCAAAATCAAAACCAGCTAAGCCTTGGGGAGCTAAGTCTGCAACTTCTGATAGAATTTCCCAAGTCAACTCAGGATTCGATTGCCGCATGCCACAAACTATAGTCTTACTGACAATGCCAAACTCTTCATGAGCCCGCTGCAGGCCTGCTAGGACAGCCTTGACTGTTTGACTGGCTGTCAAGCCTTGATCCATGGATAATTCAGGAGCAAAACGAATTTCACTATAAATGACATTTTCTTCAGCCTGCTGACGAGCCACGTCGTAGGCTGCCAACTCCAGAGCCTCTTGAGTTTGTAGGAGCGGACGGATAACATCAAATGTCTTCAGATAATCCATTAGATTTTGGCAATGTTCCGGAGCAGTCACTAAACTCCTTAGCTCCTGGTCAGATTCTGGAATGTCAATCTCGGCCAGCTGGGCTAACTGACGAATGGCTGATAAGGAGAGTGAACCATCCAAATGACAATGAAGTTCTGTTTTTGCTAGCTGCTGATACATATTGTTTCCTTTCTCCAAGAATTTTTACTATCTTAACATAAAATTGAGGAATTTCAAGTGACTGGATTAGCCGAGCCAGTCCTGCTGCGCCAATTTTTTGTATTCTTTTTTTATTTCTGTTAGGATAAAGCCAAATAAAAAAATGGAGGCTATGACTATGTCAGAATATCAATTACCAGAAGTTTGGGAAAATCCAGCTAACCTTGGTGGAGCTTGGGGCTCCATCAATCAGCCGACAGCAGGTGCCCGCTTTGAACAGCATCTGCCAAAGGGAGAACAGCCTTTTCAGCTCTATTCTCTGGGGACACCTAATGGTATCAAGGCTACTATTATGTTTGAGGAATTAAAAGAGTTAGGTGTTAAAGAAGCAGGCTATGATCTCTTCAAAATTGCTATCGGTGATGGTGACCAGTTTGGCTCTGATTTTGTCGCTATCAATCCTAACTCAAAAATTCCTGCCCTTTTAGACTTATCTGGAGAAAGCCCTGTACGCGTCTTTGAATCTGCCAACATCCTGCTCTACCTTGCAGAAAAGTTTGATCAGCTGATCCCCAAAGATCCGGTTGGGCGTAACGAAGTTCTCAATTGGCTCTTCTGGCAGACAGGCGCAGCGCCCTTCCTCGGTGGCGGTTTTGGACATTTCTTCCACTACGCGCCTGAAAAAATCGAATATGCCATCAATCGTTTTGCCATGGAAGCTAAGCGCCAACTGGACCTGCTCGATAAAGAATTAGCCAAGAAACCTTATATTGCAGGAGACACCTATAGCATTGCTGATATCGCCATTTGGTCTTGGTACGGCCGTCTGGCCCAAGACAAGATTTGGGACAAGGCTGGTATCTTTCTTAATGTCCAAGAATACAAGAACCTACAAGCTTGGACTGAGAAAATTGCTCAACGTCCAGCTGTTCAACGTGGGATTGGAGCTGAGTATAAGAAAATAAAATAAAATGATTTTAAAAGGTGCTGGGCTTATTTAGCTATGGCACCTAATTTTTTGCTTAACAACCAATCAGATACAGAGATTACCTCTTTAAGCGGATTAACCAAATCCAAGTTAGAAATTGGTTGTCTATCTAATCCAAAAGCTCACAACTTTCTATACCTTCCTTTTCCCAAAAACTCAATAATA is a window from the Streptococcus criceti HS-6 genome containing:
- a CDS encoding metal-sulfur cluster assembly factor; its protein translation is MRDDIKLNERAKAISQELVEKLETVYDSEIELDIYNLGLIYEINLDDNGHCRVVMTFTDVGCGCTETLPLDLADTLKTIDGIDSATVEVVWQPAWKITRISRFGRIALGISPK
- the nrdI gene encoding class Ib ribonucleoside-diphosphate reductase assembly flavoprotein NrdI; the encoded protein is MKFVYISLSGNTKAFVQKLVDYFTFNHADIPVETLDVKELVKEGQAYPDLDQPYIAFLPTYLEGGNGVDNGDREILTTDLRQLIAKGNNAHYCLGIIGSGNRNFNNQFCLTAYQYSNQFGFPVLDTYEMRGLSADVERIAGKIMMAYDLEK
- a CDS encoding NAD(P)-dependent oxidoreductase, translating into MQKVLVLGATGRTGSLVIEELSKYKSIQLVAGLRKPEDKGRLPRLKAAIETAVIDIDDVCSLRKVLIDSDIVIQAIRLREDISKDALIDLDRRIQQALNPSKKTHLVTVGGAGSLKLANNRRFWEDEHFPRQTLPRGIAHAKLRDYLEESSFDHTWTYLIPPPVYIAQGVRSNSYDFYPSAQREEFFLNKSISYADFALAIADAVMEEWQGVYLISGKE
- a CDS encoding MFS transporter encodes the protein MRKNRVNRNEVILATLLFWCGLVVVASNYITIPLMSVFNQQFHASSEQTALLGTSFSFAYAFSCLLVGVLSNQFGRKRMMVGGLILLSVVTVIIPFGNQLSWLIVGRMIQGIAASSFAPVAVIYISEKFSKGFKGTVVGLVSASFLISAIVGQIVSAYISQLLNWQAVFYIFGMIYLLTALILFTYAAPVSKQNQGIHFSQLLHQYWKVLRKKNLAKLYLIALTLLFVFVAFYTVLENYSVHILHLSKTMVFRIRALGIVGMMFAPLADKLAKMFDIKRVLILSLLSSLLSLFIVAVYPYLNVLIVMSLLFVAGISIIVPVLIILVGKFGQEQAGIAVSFYTFTLFLGASFGPLAGVQLLTLLGEKITFLTLALILLFSMLMAFTLEIKGEQ
- a CDS encoding MerR family transcriptional regulator; translated protein: MEKRNEDYSALLDVELLKKLVVGIGEVSRITGIPIRKIRYWEEKGIIQSQKDKEGTTRRYDYMNIKKILLIQEMLEEGFTLEASVKKVEKRLLTLNDMFKNLSNHLEDKSSNSEEK
- the rplS gene encoding 50S ribosomal protein L19, which encodes MNPLIQSLTENQLRTDIPDFRPGDTVRVHAKVVEGNRERVQIFEGVVISRKGQGISEMYTVRKISSGIGVERTFPVHTPRVEKIEVIRHGKVRRAKLYYLRALQGKAARIKEIRK
- a CDS encoding chloride channel protein codes for the protein MLTSLKNNSLLVATATIIGLVIGVIDMVFGRVLILVSDFRDNHLVWTLPFLALAGLLSVWLYQRFGDEAGKGMGLVFEVGHDERDSIPKVLIPLIMVATWLTHLFGGSAGREGVAVQIGATVSHWFGKRIPLENNSRIFLVTGMAAGFAGLFQIPLAATFFALEVLVVGELAFSALLPVLIASLVASQTSYALGLEKFAVPVSAHLDLSPVVIGKLLLLGLCFGLVGNLFAASLVWTKKQAYAFFKNPYWRIAAISLCLTVLLFLLGQGRYTGLGTNLISDSLLGGKIYPWDWCLKLVLTVLTLAAGFQGGEVTPLFAVGASLGAVLAGLFNLPVALAAGLGYVSVFGSATNTLLAPILLGGEVFGFANTPYFVIVVIAAFLFSHKHTIYALQKR
- a CDS encoding chorismate mutase; its protein translation is MDLEVIRQNIDKIDKELVTLIEKRMNLVSQVAAYKKETGQPIYDQAREEAILDKVAGLVQNKGLEPFIRATFTDIMKESRAYQAQELS
- a CDS encoding VTT domain-containing protein, which produces MSLKKINLRGRSLRRLIALLGLVIGLFYLSFFLYRYRDNLSAFFNLEQQVLSLGRQFSSANAVNFCVLILLTALGSAVPFLSNAVLAVFNGVVFGPWLGLLMNLIANSLGNFLALKILSKITIIEREKSFSEKLDFLKKIDNPYLAISLGYMVPIFPTLLVNYLVIELDFPLKKWWPCVLVGVFPTSCLYAFGGDAILKRNIKRVFILLVLALLVYLLARAYINKRRA
- the sufB gene encoding Fe-S cluster assembly protein SufB; this translates as MAKNRDYAFGFHDDVSALVSTGKGLTEEVVREISRVKNEPDWMLAYRLKSLELFHQLPMPEWGPDLSGINFDDIIYYQKLSKDRSRSWEEVPDKIKETFDRLGIPEAEKQYLSGAAAQYESEVVYHNMKEEFEKLGIVFTDTDTALQQYPELFKEYFGTVISNAEHKFAALNGAVWSGGTFIYVPKGVQCPMPVQTYFRINSENAGQFERSLMIVDEGASIQYIEGCTAPSYTTNSLHAASVEIVVKRDASFRYTTMQNWSDNVYNLVTERGIVEENGTLEWIDGNLGSKVNMKYPCSLLNGPHARCSVLSMAFANYGQHLDAGCKVYHNAPNTSSTLISKSVAKDGGRTDYRGTVRFAANSKGSKSHIECDTILMDEESSSDTIPFNEIHNSDVALEHEAKVSKVSEEQLYYLMSRGISEEDATAMIINGFMDPITKELPMEYAVELNTLINMSMEGSVG
- a CDS encoding flavodoxin; its protein translation is MALAKIVYASMTGNTEEIADIVAEKLEELGHTVDVDECTTVDAADFEDADMAIVATYTYGDGDLPDEIVDFYEDLADVDLSGKIFGVVGSGDTFYDYFCKSVDEFEDQFALTGATKGANSVKVDLAAEDEDIENLEAFAQEMSAKLG
- the add gene encoding adenosine deaminase, whose product is MYQQLAKTELHCHLDGSLSLSAIRQLAQLAEIDIPESDQELRSLVTAPEHCQNLMDYLKTFDVIRPLLQTQEALELAAYDVARQQAEENVIYSEIRFAPELSMDQGLTASQTVKAVLAGLQRAHEEFGIVSKTIVCGMRQSNPELTWEILSEVADLAPQGLAGFDFAGDEHAFPPAKIEKLIKKVQELGYPLTLHAGECGCPHHIVQTLELGIKRMGHAAAITHHPEIITEFVGKGATAELCLTSNLQTKAVPSLVDYPYQELLKAGAKITINTDNRTVSDTNLTKEYELFNRYFATSSADFLTFNQNAISAAFINQEEKEYLSKKLEEAYQPYL